The following proteins are encoded in a genomic region of Sporichthyaceae bacterium:
- a CDS encoding acyl-CoA carboxylase subunit epsilon encodes MSGELEDRPTRPMLRIVRGEPSDEELAALVAVLSARSAATAAPEPQARSAWSDRAALLRKPMLPGPGAWRAAVWRL; translated from the coding sequence ATGAGCGGTGAGCTCGAAGATCGACCGACCCGGCCGATGTTGCGGATCGTGCGCGGCGAGCCCTCGGACGAGGAACTGGCCGCGCTGGTCGCCGTACTCTCCGCCCGTTCCGCCGCGACTGCGGCACCCGAACCTCAGGCACGGTCGGCCTGGTCCGACCGCGCCGCGCTGCTGCGCAAGCCGATGCTCCCGGGCCCCGGGGCGTGGCGGGCGGCGGTCTGGCGGCTGTAA